In a single window of the Pseudogemmatithrix spongiicola genome:
- a CDS encoding BatA domain-containing protein, with product MTFVLPWVFALGVATAAGVVALHLLSTQRPPVRPLPTARFVPESDVRAVSRTSRPTDLLLLALRVLAVLLIAAAFAQPIPDAPGPAVRRVVALEWTTALVDADAARTRAAALLGDGDALVVFDTAARVLPAASLEGLALPTVRAAALSPMLVAVRDAAATIARGADSLAVTVLSAFPSEAWDAATPALRATWPGRVELVQLAAAVDTLVAPPTQLASIGTDDPVAAGVASLDDASAAPGALRQRGAHAVRVQRGPVGSEDSLWLQRTAGGVLLAWPDDTTRPVRADGVLGTLGEEAALVAPLARLDLTMSATGSADRAANRIIARWRDGEPAAAERALGQGCLREVGIGVPARGDLTLRAPFLQLLRVLVEPCGGQRSPSPEDSVLAAFAGSGTLAAATAFAGSQATSALTPWLLLLALVLLLFEQWWRRRDQADDAR from the coding sequence ATGACGTTTGTGCTGCCGTGGGTCTTCGCGCTCGGGGTTGCGACGGCGGCCGGCGTGGTCGCGCTGCACCTGCTGAGCACACAGCGTCCGCCCGTTCGTCCGCTGCCGACGGCGCGCTTCGTGCCTGAGTCTGACGTGCGCGCGGTGTCGCGCACGTCGCGGCCGACAGACCTGCTCTTACTGGCGCTGCGCGTGCTCGCGGTGCTGCTGATTGCCGCAGCGTTTGCGCAGCCGATTCCCGATGCGCCGGGGCCGGCGGTGCGCCGGGTGGTGGCTCTCGAGTGGACGACCGCGCTCGTCGACGCCGACGCGGCCCGCACGCGCGCAGCGGCGCTGCTGGGCGACGGCGATGCCTTGGTGGTGTTCGACACGGCGGCCCGCGTGCTCCCGGCAGCCTCGCTGGAGGGTCTCGCGCTCCCGACGGTGCGCGCGGCTGCGCTCTCGCCGATGCTGGTCGCAGTGCGTGATGCGGCGGCGACGATTGCGCGGGGGGCGGATTCGCTCGCGGTGACCGTGCTGAGCGCGTTCCCCTCCGAGGCATGGGACGCCGCGACTCCGGCGCTACGCGCGACGTGGCCGGGGCGCGTGGAGCTCGTGCAGCTCGCGGCTGCGGTCGACACGCTCGTGGCGCCGCCGACACAGCTTGCGTCGATCGGAACGGACGATCCCGTCGCGGCCGGCGTCGCGTCGCTCGACGATGCGTCCGCCGCTCCCGGTGCGCTGAGGCAGCGCGGTGCGCATGCCGTCCGGGTGCAGCGCGGCCCCGTCGGCTCTGAGGATTCGCTCTGGCTGCAGCGTACGGCCGGCGGCGTGTTGCTGGCGTGGCCAGACGATACGACGCGGCCCGTGCGAGCGGATGGCGTCCTGGGGACGCTCGGTGAAGAGGCTGCGCTCGTGGCGCCGCTGGCGCGCCTCGACCTCACGATGTCCGCGACGGGATCCGCCGACCGTGCGGCGAACCGCATCATCGCCCGCTGGCGCGACGGCGAACCCGCTGCAGCCGAACGCGCGCTGGGGCAGGGCTGCCTGCGCGAGGTGGGCATCGGCGTCCCCGCGCGCGGGGACCTCACGCTCCGTGCGCCGTTCCTGCAGCTGCTGCGCGTGTTGGTGGAACCCTGCGGTGGCCAGCGGTCGCCGTCGCCGGAGGACTCCGTGCTAGCAGCCTTTGCCGGCTCGGGCACGCTTGCTGCTGCCACCGCATTCGCGGGCTCGCAGGCGACGTCGGCACTCACGCCGTGGTTGTTGCTGCTGGCATTGGTCCTTCTCCTGTTCGAGCAGTGGTGGCGCCGCCGGGATCAGGCCGATGACGCTCGCTAA
- a CDS encoding DUF4159 domain-containing protein, translating to MAEFNWATAQYDSGDWDSAPMVAPNLIDSIARYTTIDVAPTGVVVPLGSRDLFKYPLVFLTGHLPVRFSDVERDTLREYCRRGGLLFVDDHNHDIDGEFHRTAWEEIARAVGPLRDLPNDHELYRAFFEFRDGPPTTSHELNGWGDNLVHKHLQAVLLDGRIAVLYSSKDYASEWNYHPDNKRFMSQDNTRFGVNVVVYALTR from the coding sequence ATGGCCGAGTTCAACTGGGCCACCGCGCAATACGACTCCGGCGACTGGGACTCGGCGCCGATGGTCGCGCCGAATCTCATCGACTCGATCGCGCGCTACACGACGATCGATGTCGCGCCGACTGGCGTGGTCGTCCCGCTCGGCTCGCGCGACCTGTTCAAGTATCCGCTGGTGTTCCTCACCGGCCACCTGCCCGTGCGCTTCAGCGACGTCGAGCGCGACACGCTGCGCGAGTATTGCCGACGTGGTGGATTGCTCTTCGTGGACGACCATAACCACGACATCGACGGCGAGTTCCACCGCACCGCTTGGGAGGAGATCGCGCGCGCCGTCGGCCCGCTGCGCGACCTGCCGAACGACCACGAGCTGTATCGTGCGTTCTTCGAGTTCCGCGACGGGCCGCCGACGACCAGCCACGAGCTCAACGGCTGGGGCGACAACCTCGTGCACAAGCACCTGCAGGCCGTGCTGCTCGACGGGCGCATCGCCGTGCTCTACAGCAGCAAGGACTACGCGTCGGAGTGGAACTACCATCCCGACAACAAGCGCTTCATGTCGCAGGACAACACGCGCTTCGGCGTGAACGTGGTGGTGTATGCGCTCACCCGCTGA
- a CDS encoding serine/threonine-protein kinase, with translation MFCPDCGTWNRSALRHCAQCNRALPDLPSAVDAPDHLITSLRHATGQRYRIVRRIGAGGMADVYEARHHQLNRPLAVKVMHAHLARDREMRERFRREAEAASRLGHPFICAPLDYGETEDAVYLVLPFLGGGCLADDLMRERTVDAARTARIAAQVATALDYAARQGVIHRDVKPDNVLFDADGNGILTDFGIATAYFHGRMTAGGRAMGTPHYMAPEQAMGRFVDGRADLYAVGVMMYECLTGATPFDGPDGYAIGYKHVHERPKPLSSVAPEVPPGLAAIVMALLEKDPNARYQRGHDLADAIYHWMHETGIREEPPVRAARPQ, from the coding sequence GTGTTCTGCCCTGACTGCGGTACCTGGAACCGGAGCGCCCTGCGCCATTGCGCGCAGTGCAACCGCGCGCTGCCCGACCTGCCGTCGGCGGTGGATGCACCGGACCACCTGATCACCTCGCTGCGGCACGCCACGGGCCAGCGCTATCGCATCGTGCGGCGGATCGGCGCGGGTGGCATGGCGGATGTGTACGAGGCACGGCACCACCAGCTGAACCGGCCGCTGGCCGTGAAGGTCATGCATGCCCACCTCGCGCGGGACCGCGAGATGCGCGAGCGCTTCCGGCGCGAAGCCGAGGCCGCCAGCCGGCTCGGCCACCCGTTCATCTGCGCGCCGCTGGACTACGGCGAGACCGAGGACGCCGTGTATCTCGTGCTGCCGTTCCTCGGTGGTGGCTGCTTGGCCGACGACCTCATGCGGGAGCGCACCGTCGACGCCGCGCGGACGGCGCGCATCGCCGCGCAGGTCGCGACCGCGCTCGATTACGCGGCGCGGCAGGGCGTCATCCATCGCGACGTCAAGCCGGACAACGTGCTCTTCGATGCCGACGGCAACGGCATCCTCACGGACTTCGGCATCGCGACCGCGTACTTCCATGGCCGCATGACGGCCGGTGGCCGCGCGATGGGGACGCCGCACTACATGGCGCCCGAGCAGGCGATGGGCCGCTTCGTCGACGGGCGCGCCGATCTCTACGCGGTCGGCGTGATGATGTACGAGTGCCTCACGGGCGCCACGCCCTTCGACGGCCCCGATGGCTACGCGATCGGCTACAAGCACGTGCACGAGCGGCCGAAGCCGCTGTCCAGCGTCGCGCCGGAGGTCCCGCCAGGGCTCGCCGCCATCGTGATGGCCCTGCTCGAGAAGGACCCGAACGCGCGCTACCAGCGCGGGCACGATCTCGCCGACGCGATCTACCACTGGATGCACGAGACCGGGATCCGCGAGGAGCCCCCGGTGCGCGCCGCGCGACCGCAATGA
- the corA gene encoding magnesium/cobalt transporter CorA yields the protein MPKKRRASLRLHRHERHHAPPTQSTPRSWFRDAQGRVHRDLEHAALSRAVASGEGLLWVDVQAASAEQRALLGTVFKFHPLSIEDTTSAEGRVKVEEFPEYMLVVVRGVRFVAETEDLYDIETFNLWTFVGRNFVVTVHGPHAPGVDAAVDRLGRDPTLLERGPGRLMHHILDATVDAYFPIVDQLDDFVDGLEERVFVHFDQEALRDIFSVKRLVLTLRRHLSPMREVFNVLQSRPSPHVSPDTQVYFRDVYDHVIRLNENLDTYRDLLSSTLDSYLTQISNRMGLVTKGLTVVATLSVPFVVVSGMWGMNFAQIPLSDWPHGFWVMLAVQLGLGGGLVWLLRRNGWL from the coding sequence ATGCCGAAGAAGCGCCGCGCCTCGCTCCGCCTGCACCGGCACGAACGCCACCATGCGCCGCCGACGCAATCCACGCCGCGCAGCTGGTTCCGCGACGCGCAGGGACGCGTGCACCGCGACCTCGAGCACGCCGCGCTCAGCCGCGCCGTCGCGTCGGGCGAGGGCCTGCTGTGGGTGGACGTCCAGGCGGCGAGCGCCGAGCAGCGCGCGCTCCTCGGCACGGTCTTCAAGTTCCACCCGCTGAGCATCGAGGACACCACCTCTGCCGAGGGTCGCGTCAAGGTCGAGGAGTTCCCCGAGTACATGCTCGTCGTGGTGCGCGGCGTGCGCTTCGTCGCCGAGACGGAGGACCTCTACGACATCGAGACGTTCAATCTCTGGACCTTCGTCGGGCGCAACTTCGTGGTCACGGTCCACGGCCCGCACGCGCCCGGCGTGGATGCCGCCGTGGACCGGCTCGGGCGCGATCCGACCTTGCTCGAACGCGGTCCCGGGCGCCTCATGCACCACATCCTCGACGCCACGGTCGATGCCTACTTCCCGATCGTCGACCAGCTCGATGATTTCGTGGACGGGCTCGAGGAACGCGTGTTCGTGCACTTCGACCAGGAGGCGCTGCGGGACATCTTCTCGGTGAAGCGACTGGTCCTCACGCTACGCCGCCACCTCTCGCCCATGCGCGAGGTGTTCAACGTGCTGCAGAGTCGTCCGTCGCCGCACGTATCGCCGGACACGCAGGTCTACTTCCGTGACGTGTACGACCACGTCATCCGGCTCAACGAGAACCTCGACACCTACCGCGACCTGCTCTCGAGCACGCTCGACTCGTACCTGACGCAGATCTCCAATCGCATGGGGTTGGTGACCAAGGGCCTGACGGTGGTCGCGACGCTCAGCGTGCCGTTCGTCGTGGTGAGCGGCATGTGGGGCATGAACTTCGCGCAGATCCCGCTCTCCGACTGGCCGCACGGGTTCTGGGTGATGCTGGCGGTGCAGCTGGGGTTGGGCGGCGGCCTCGTATGGCTGCTGCGCCGCAACGGTTGGCTCTAG
- a CDS encoding histone deacetylase family protein yields the protein MSLAFISHADCGRHDNGWKHPEHVGRVRAITSALKYHPELFMALELLEGRHATVEELALCHDRGYIDAVRALSEAGGGRFDADTAVSEGSWDAARAGVGCVLEAVERAMDGRNRRSFCAVRPPGHHALRAQGMGFCLFGNVAIAAKHALVRGAGRVLIVDWDVHHGNGNQALVEDDPRIHFVSMHQWPWYPGSGAAEDRGPRNTVWNVPMGPGLAPKRYLDALFGAVDAATAHWTPDLVLVSSGFDSMARDPLGGFTLELEDVATLTRGLVERAERWCGGRLVSALEGGYEPARVGAGVIAHLQALQ from the coding sequence ATGAGTCTCGCGTTCATCTCGCACGCCGATTGCGGCCGCCACGACAACGGATGGAAGCATCCCGAGCACGTCGGTCGCGTCCGCGCGATTACCAGTGCCCTCAAGTACCATCCCGAGCTGTTCATGGCGCTGGAGCTGCTCGAAGGGCGGCACGCCACCGTCGAGGAGCTCGCGCTGTGCCATGACCGCGGGTACATCGACGCCGTGCGCGCACTGAGCGAGGCGGGCGGCGGCCGCTTCGACGCTGACACCGCGGTGAGCGAGGGCAGTTGGGACGCCGCGCGCGCCGGCGTGGGCTGCGTGCTCGAGGCCGTGGAGCGTGCGATGGACGGTCGCAACCGGCGCAGTTTCTGCGCGGTGCGCCCGCCGGGGCATCACGCGCTGCGCGCGCAGGGCATGGGGTTTTGCCTCTTCGGCAACGTCGCCATCGCGGCGAAGCATGCGTTGGTGCGCGGCGCCGGGCGCGTGCTCATCGTGGATTGGGACGTACACCATGGGAACGGCAACCAGGCGCTCGTCGAAGACGACCCACGGATCCACTTCGTGTCCATGCACCAGTGGCCGTGGTATCCGGGGTCGGGCGCCGCGGAGGACCGCGGCCCGCGCAACACGGTGTGGAACGTCCCGATGGGGCCGGGGCTCGCGCCGAAGCGCTATCTCGACGCGCTGTTCGGCGCGGTCGATGCCGCCACCGCGCATTGGACGCCTGACCTCGTGCTGGTCTCGAGCGGCTTCGACTCCATGGCGCGCGATCCGCTTGGCGGGTTCACGCTGGAGCTCGAGGACGTCGCCACGCTCACGCGCGGGCTGGTCGAACGGGCCGAGCGCTGGTGTGGCGGGCGGTTGGTGAGTGCGCTGGAGGGCGGGTACGAGCCGGCACGCGTCGGGGCGGGCGTGATTGCCCACCTGCAGGCGCTGCAGTGA
- a CDS encoding Fur family transcriptional regulator — protein sequence MAEDGVTSAFVRYLREHNLPVTAQRLAIAEVLLSADRHLSAEDVAAEVSAQGRKVGTATVYRTIDTLLESGLIVERDFGEGFRRFEPARDVPNHEHLVCSVCGKVEEFRDERLERMTTIVAESRGFARQSHRLVIHGVCRDCQRGGAATPSPSPWGRR from the coding sequence GTGGCCGAAGACGGCGTAACCTCCGCCTTCGTGCGGTATCTCCGCGAGCACAATCTGCCCGTGACGGCGCAGCGGCTCGCGATCGCCGAGGTGTTGTTGAGTGCCGACCGCCATCTCTCGGCCGAGGACGTCGCCGCCGAAGTGAGTGCGCAGGGCCGCAAGGTCGGCACGGCCACCGTGTATCGCACCATCGACACGCTGCTGGAGAGCGGGCTCATCGTCGAGCGGGACTTCGGCGAGGGCTTTCGTCGTTTCGAGCCGGCGCGCGACGTCCCGAACCATGAGCATCTCGTGTGTTCCGTCTGTGGCAAGGTCGAGGAGTTCCGCGATGAGCGGCTCGAACGCATGACCACGATCGTGGCGGAGTCGCGCGGCTTCGCTCGCCAGAGCCATCGGCTCGTGATCCACGGTGTGTGCCGCGACTGCCAGCGCGGCGGCGCCGCCACACCTTCGCCGTCGCCTTGGGGGCGTCGCTAA
- the priA gene encoding replication restart helicase PriA — protein sequence MTVAARLVEVALPLPLLRTFTYAVPERTRHPLLPGSRVVAPVRGKRVIGICVGESDGAQLGGKEAKALLDVPDATPALPPDLLAVCRWISEYYVAPLGLVCRAVLPAALGSATKPDAPGKQERILVLSGELPTLLGRDEAFKRAPQQRQLYELLEQLGGRAAVTHLVEQLGCTPSVVTGLVKRGLVRIEQASRLRDPFADRSVARAALPTPTPAQREAIDRIVASPPGAVTLLHGITGSGKTLVYLEVLKEMVLQQGKSAIVLVPEIALTPQAVDRFRAVFGDQVAVLHSGLSDGERLDAWRALQRGERRIAVGARSAVFAPLENLGAIIVDEEHEASYKQAETPRYHAREVAIMRARETGARCVLGSATPALETWVNARDGRYGQISLPERVGGGALPPVRVVDLRQELRAAPAPQRALRSVLSVPLERALHDRLARGEQSILLLNRRGYASFVQCDEGHVATCPNCSISLTYHRTPERLVCHYCMHQASAESNCADCGLPFKRQRGLGTQQVERLLGDVLPTARIARMDVDTTSGKWAHTAILDRVASHEVDILLGTQMIAKGLDFPNVTLVGVIDADIGINLPDFRSSERTFQLLSQVAGRAGRGPKGGEVFIQTRAPSHHAVRCAMTHDYLGFVNEELPARDSPPYPPTLRLANVVVSGLDEAAVAAFATEVADWLTQAELRFGLGVTLLGPAPCPLERIKNRWRWHVLLKSERQAPLTRLLRGLLTGIEVPARHDLRLVADRDPVSLL from the coding sequence ATGACGGTAGCCGCGCGCCTCGTTGAGGTCGCGCTCCCGCTGCCGCTGCTGCGCACCTTCACGTACGCGGTGCCGGAGCGGACACGGCATCCGCTCCTCCCGGGCAGCCGCGTCGTCGCGCCCGTGCGCGGCAAGCGCGTCATCGGCATCTGCGTCGGCGAGAGCGATGGTGCGCAGCTGGGCGGCAAGGAGGCCAAGGCGCTGCTCGACGTCCCCGATGCGACACCCGCGCTGCCGCCGGACCTGCTCGCCGTCTGTCGGTGGATCAGCGAGTACTACGTCGCTCCGCTCGGGCTCGTCTGCCGTGCCGTGCTCCCGGCCGCGCTCGGCAGCGCGACCAAGCCCGACGCACCCGGCAAGCAGGAGCGGATTCTCGTGCTCAGCGGCGAACTGCCAACCCTGCTCGGCCGCGACGAAGCCTTCAAGCGCGCGCCGCAGCAGCGCCAGCTCTACGAGTTGCTCGAACAGCTGGGCGGTCGTGCAGCGGTCACGCATCTCGTCGAACAGTTGGGGTGCACGCCAAGCGTCGTCACGGGACTCGTGAAGCGCGGCCTCGTGCGCATTGAGCAGGCCAGCCGCCTGCGCGACCCCTTTGCCGACCGCAGCGTCGCGCGCGCAGCCCTGCCGACGCCGACGCCCGCGCAGCGCGAGGCCATCGACCGCATCGTCGCGAGCCCGCCCGGCGCCGTGACGCTGCTGCATGGCATCACGGGCAGCGGCAAGACGCTCGTGTATCTGGAAGTCCTGAAGGAGATGGTGCTGCAGCAGGGGAAGTCGGCCATCGTGCTCGTGCCGGAGATCGCGCTGACGCCACAGGCTGTGGATCGCTTCCGGGCCGTGTTCGGCGACCAGGTCGCCGTCCTGCACTCCGGCCTGAGCGACGGCGAGCGCCTCGATGCCTGGCGCGCCTTGCAGCGCGGGGAGCGTCGCATCGCCGTCGGCGCGCGTTCCGCGGTGTTCGCGCCGCTCGAGAACCTCGGGGCGATCATCGTCGACGAAGAGCACGAGGCGAGCTACAAGCAAGCCGAGACGCCACGCTACCACGCGCGCGAGGTCGCCATCATGCGCGCCCGCGAGACCGGCGCGCGCTGCGTGCTCGGCTCGGCGACCCCGGCGCTGGAGACGTGGGTGAATGCGCGCGACGGACGCTACGGCCAGATTTCGCTGCCCGAACGCGTGGGTGGCGGCGCGCTGCCCCCCGTACGCGTCGTGGACCTGCGCCAGGAACTCCGCGCGGCGCCCGCACCCCAGCGGGCCCTTCGCAGCGTGCTGAGTGTGCCGCTCGAGCGCGCCCTGCACGATCGCCTCGCCCGCGGCGAGCAGAGCATCCTGCTGCTCAACCGCCGCGGCTACGCCAGCTTCGTGCAGTGCGACGAGGGCCATGTCGCGACCTGTCCTAACTGCTCGATTTCGCTGACGTATCACCGCACGCCCGAGCGCCTGGTGTGCCACTACTGCATGCACCAGGCCTCCGCCGAGTCAAACTGTGCGGACTGCGGGTTGCCGTTCAAGCGGCAGCGAGGCCTCGGGACGCAGCAGGTGGAGCGCCTGCTCGGCGATGTGCTCCCCACCGCGCGCATCGCGCGGATGGACGTCGACACCACCAGCGGCAAGTGGGCGCACACGGCGATCCTCGATCGCGTCGCGAGTCACGAGGTCGATATCCTGCTCGGCACGCAGATGATCGCCAAGGGTCTCGACTTCCCGAACGTGACACTCGTGGGCGTGATCGATGCGGACATCGGCATCAACCTGCCGGACTTTCGCAGTTCTGAGCGCACGTTCCAGCTGCTCAGCCAGGTCGCAGGCCGTGCCGGGCGCGGGCCGAAGGGCGGGGAAGTCTTCATCCAGACGCGCGCGCCGAGCCATCATGCCGTGCGCTGCGCGATGACGCACGACTACCTCGGCTTCGTCAACGAGGAGCTGCCGGCGCGCGATTCGCCGCCGTATCCGCCGACGCTCCGGCTGGCGAATGTCGTGGTCAGCGGACTCGACGAAGCGGCGGTCGCTGCGTTCGCCACGGAGGTGGCGGACTGGCTCACGCAGGCGGAGCTCCGCTTCGGCCTCGGCGTCACGCTGCTCGGACCCGCGCCCTGCCCACTCGAGCGCATCAAGAACCGCTGGCGCTGGCATGTGCTGCTCAAGAGCGAGCGGCAGGCGCCGCTGACGCGGCTGCTGCGCGGCCTGCTGACGGGGATTGAGGTGCCAGCGCGGCACGACCTGCGCCTCGTGGCGGATCGCGACCCGGTCAGCCTGCTCTGA
- a CDS encoding cytochrome c biogenesis CcdA family protein, translated as METAASLSLAIAFGAGILSFLSPCVLPLVPSYITFITGMNYEDLQGSRKDTLIHALLFVVGFSLIFLALGAGATVFGQVMIQNRDIISRIGGVLIIVFGLYLLGAFNLSFLMKDTRLHLADKPLGYFGSVVVGIAFGAGWSPCIGPILGAILTMAANENDVSRGLTLLGAYSAGLAIPFVASALMVERFLEVFAKVRRHMIWVNRFAGTLLVFVGVLMLTNRFTILANWLQAFTPEWLFNRI; from the coding sequence ATGGAAACTGCTGCCTCGCTGAGCCTTGCCATCGCCTTCGGCGCGGGCATCCTGAGCTTCCTGAGCCCGTGCGTGCTACCCCTCGTGCCCAGCTACATCACGTTCATCACGGGCATGAATTACGAAGACCTGCAGGGCTCGCGGAAGGACACGCTGATCCATGCGCTGCTCTTCGTGGTCGGTTTCTCACTGATCTTCCTCGCCTTGGGAGCCGGCGCGACCGTCTTCGGACAGGTGATGATCCAGAACCGCGACATCATCAGCCGCATCGGTGGCGTGCTCATCATCGTGTTCGGCCTCTACCTGCTCGGCGCGTTCAACCTCTCGTTCCTCATGAAGGACACGCGCCTGCACCTGGCCGATAAACCGCTGGGGTATTTCGGCAGCGTCGTGGTGGGCATCGCCTTCGGCGCCGGGTGGTCACCGTGCATCGGCCCCATCCTCGGCGCCATCCTCACGATGGCCGCGAACGAGAACGACGTGAGCCGCGGGCTCACGCTGCTCGGCGCCTACTCGGCGGGCCTGGCGATTCCCTTCGTGGCCTCGGCGCTGATGGTCGAGCGCTTCCTCGAGGTCTTCGCCAAGGTGCGGCGGCACATGATCTGGGTGAACCGCTTCGCCGGCACGTTGCTGGTGTTCGTCGGCGTGCTCATGCTCACGAACCGCTTCACGATCCTCGCCAACTGGCTCCAGGCGTTCACGCCGGAGTGGTTGTTCAACCGGATCTGA